Proteins encoded by one window of Culicoides brevitarsis isolate CSIRO-B50_1 chromosome 2, AGI_CSIRO_Cbre_v1, whole genome shotgun sequence:
- the LOC134832357 gene encoding E3 ubiquitin-protein ligase LRSAM1-like: MGCPLSHDQPPSSPSDIISSKATVLSNFLCTNRMTATDAEVGEEAVDFKARLERKMMWSRETPDEIFDLAGCNLKEVPNGVFVLCNVLRKRELFLNANRLQSLKGGGMLQDLHLLTTLNIADNQLKRLPDDIGRLENLRELFVANNQLGVLPPAINKLKKLVLLDISGNRLSSIQEIVVMPSLKVLNVKGNAALHVLHGGLATCQDLMDIIFDVQNITEPPPEICRGGTANILKYLSTGEVVLFQEEAVDVATDNALKVQSTLDDAHTRFMALKNEKASKERAFLEKERAQMERNNELEVKFHEEQMRRRRELIQTMQNEQNETENKVLQLQSLKESERNRLIEDIVKAEEQSKQVLQNLLCLKNGPDPILLEREREEQELLLEKLMIQQSALRKQEIIDQMTSLLDQEMATITKFQDQREATSKTILEQEQMSSLMLNNVYQKYDQNRGSILDEVALNEEVQKSAVATLITKNDSRSWGLMEQIRILESELGKLTQLEIDKKKLHIDEHINDLANRRIEITYVLLDLMDQRDQRKRELIDTLNQMEAQRENRPDFWLLQYQKLMDQQPAELSLQTSAIDPLLGFQFLTHGVVHCLPFLSKIWQDSQTELQDISNDQLKAAGVQNDADRYNILRSIEVYLQSIRGEDAITSNQNDETVAATAPIDDMEQESLVTGQILSSECVICMDAEVKVLFFPCGHLCCCINCQTSLDECPMCRGSIERRIKIIQA; the protein is encoded by the exons ATGGGTTGTCCGTTGTCGCATGACCAGCCCCCATCATCACCGTCCGACATAATTTCATCGAAAGCAACGGTTCTCAGCAATTTCCTTTGCACAAACAGAATGACGGCGACGGATGCAGAAGTGGGCGAGGAGGCTGTCGACTTCAAAGCACGCCTCGAACGGAAGATGATGTGGTCGCGCGAAACGCCCGACGAGATTTTCGATCTGGCTGGATGCAATTTGAAGGAAGTGCCTAACGGGGTGTTTGTCCTCTGCAACGTACTGCGAAAACGGGAGCTTTTTCTCAACGCCAATCGCCTGCAAAGTCTCAAGGGAGGCGGTATGCTACAAGATTTGCATTTACTCACGACACTCAATATCGCGGATAATCAATTAAAACGTTTGCCCGACGACATTGGCCGACTCGAAAATCTCAGGGAACTTTTTGTCGCAAATAATCAACTTGGCGTCTTGCCGCCCGCCATCAATAAGCTTAAGAAATTAGTTTTGCTCGACATTTCGGGCAACAGACTGTCTTCGATACAGGAAATTGTGGTGATGCCTTCGCTCAAAGTGCTCAATGTCAAGGGAAATGCGGCGCTGCATGTCTTGCATGGCGGCTTAGCGACGTGCCAAGACCTCATGGACATCATTTTCGATGTGCAAAACATCACGGAACCTCCGCCCGAGATTTGTCGCGGTGGAACAgcgaatattttgaaatacctATCAACCGGGGAAGTGGTTTTGTTTCAAGAAGAAGCCGTAGATGTCGCTACTGACAACGCACTGAAAGTCCAATCGACACTAGATGACGCTCATACCCGATTTATGGCGCTCAAAAACGAAAAAGCCAGCAAGGAACGAGCTTTTTTGGAAAAAGAACGCGCGCAAATGGAACGAAATAACGAGCTTGAAGTCAAATTTCACGAAGAACAGATGCGACGAAGGCGCGAACTCATCCAAACAAtgcaaaatgaacaaaatgagACAGAAAATAAGGTCTTGCAACTACAAAGTTTGAAGGAATCCGAAAGAAATCGTCTCATCGAGGACATTGTCAAGGCAGAAGAGCAAAGCAAACAAGTTTTACAAAATCTCTTATGTCTCAAGAACGGTCCGGACCCAATTCTGTTGGAACGCGAGCGCGAAGAACAAGAATTGCTCCTCGAAAAACTCATGATTCAACAGAGCGCGTTAAGGAAACAAGAAATTATCGATCAAATGACTTCGTTGCTCGACCAGGAAATGGCGACGATCACAAAATTCCAAGATCAACGTGAAGCAACGTCGAAAACGATTCTCGAACAAGAACAAATGTCCAGTTTGATGCTCAACAATGTCTACCAAAAGTACGATCAGAACCGCGGATCGATCCTGGATGAAGTGGCGCTCAATGAGGAGGTGCAAAAGTCTGCGGTGGCGACGCTTATTACGAAAAATGATTCGCGCTCGTGGGGTTTGATGGAGCAAATTCGCATTCTCGAGAGTGAATTGGGAAAATTGACGCAACTCGAGattgataagaaaaagttGCATATTGACGAGCATATTAATGACTTGGCGAATCGGAGGATTGAGATTACTTATGTTTTGTTGGATTTGATGGATCAGCGTGACCAAAGGAAGCGtgag ttAATCGACACTTTGAACCAAATGGAGGCCCAACGTGAAAATCGTCCCGACTTCTGGCTCTTGCAATATCAAAAACTCATGGATCAACAACCCGCTGAGCTGTCGTTGCAGACATCAGCCATCGATCCGTTACTCGGTTTCCAATTTCTCACTCACGGAGTCGTCCATTGTCtcccatttttatcaaaaatctggCAGGACTCGCAAACGGAGTTGCAGGACATCTCGAACGATCAACTAAAAGCTGCTGGAGTGCAAAATGACGCCGATCGTTACAACATTTTACGTTCGATCGAGGTTTATCTGCAATCGATACGAGGGGAAGATGCAATAACAAGCAATCAGAACGACGAAACAGTCGCAGCAACTGCCCCAATCGACGACATGGAACAAGAATCACTCGTAACTGGGCAAATTTTGAGCTCGGAATGCGTTATTTGCATGGATGCcgag GTCAAAGTTCTTTTCTTCCCATGTGGACATCTTTGTTGCTGCATCAATTGTCAAACCTCGTTGGACGAATGCCCGATGTGTCGAGGCTCGATCGAACGCCGGATTAAAATTATCCAAGCTTGA
- the LOC134829778 gene encoding selenocysteine-specific elongation factor: MSCLNINIGILGHVDSGKTTLAKNLSEIGSTAAFDKSRQSQERGITLDLGFSALRTSLPPHFNTENSQDLQLTFVDCPGHASLLKTIIGGAQIIDFIILVVDVTKGIQTQTAECLVIGEITCPGKLLIALNKIDLLEDGPKRPLLIEKMTKKLKIVLSTTSFKEAKIVPVSATSENKLTDFLEVLKNEISMPIRRNIDLPFLFAVDHCFQITGQGTVCTGTILQGQISVGDEVEIPKMGLSRKVKSMQMYRKGIRHAMQGDRVGICLTQFSHSDMERGILAAPGFLRHIYVVVLKIHQIKYFKQTIKAKSKLHMSIGHETVLGKVLFYTKNEDNQLLYKENLEPETQETNIFAIIEFEKPVLVAKDMLVIASNLTEVHKNSCRLAFYGFVEQLCDDREYSTSFLPKFQIFKEKMKTGNIQRVVNDNEIIGINLFKKESDRQLYIGLKIELTTGETGVIEGTFGQTNKIKIRLNHPLSPETQEKLEKREEVRILLKFKKFIFEKTNNKRIRQ, translated from the coding sequence atgtccTGTTTGAACATCAATATCGGAATTTTGGGACATGTTGACTCAGGAAAGACCACTTTAGCGAAAAATTTGAGCGAAATCGGGAGCACAGCAGCATTTGACAAGTCGCGACAGAGTCAGGAACGCGGAATTACCCTCGATTTGGGATTCAGTGCCTTACGAACTTCACTTCCTCCGCATTTTAACACCGAAAATTCGCAGGATTTGCAGCTAACTTTCGTCGATTGTCCCGGACATGCCTCGTTATTGAAGACAATCATCGGCGGCGCTCAAATAATTGACTTTATCATTTTAGTGGTTGATGTCACGAAGGGAATTCAAACGCAAACCGCCGAATGTCTCGTCATCGGAGAGATAACGTGTCCCGGAAAGCTGTTAATTgccttaaataaaatagatttgCTCGAAGATGGACCGAAAAGACCCTTGTTGAtcgaaaaaatgacgaaaaaactcaaaattgtaTTGAGCACAACGAGTTTCAAGGAAGCAAAAATCGTTCCGGTGTCCGCGACGAGCGAAAATAAGCTAACTGATTTTTTAGAAgtgcttaaaaatgaaatttcgatGCCAATTCGGAGGAATATTGATCTTCCCTTCCTTTTTGCAGTGGATCACTGCTTTCAAATAACCGGGCAAGGCACTGTTTGTACGGGAACTATCCTCCAGGGACAGATTTCCGTTGGAGACGAGGTGGAAATCCCCAAAATGGGCCTCTCGCGAAAAGTTAAGTCGATGCAAATGTATCGGAAAGGTATTCGACATGCCATGCAAGGCGATCGTGTGGGAATTTGCTTGACGCAATTCAGTCACAGCGATATGGAGAGAGGGATTTTGGCGGCGCCAGGCTTTTTGAGGCATATTTACGTCGTTGTActcaaaatccatcaaataaaatattttaaacagacGATAAAGGCTAAAAGTAAACTTCACATGAGCATCGGACACGAAACGGTCTTAGGAAAAGTCcttttttacacgaaaaatgaaGACAATCAACTATTGTACAAGGAAAATTTGGAACCAGAGACACAGGAAACGAATATTTTTGCTATAATTGAGTTTGAAAAGCCAGTTTTGGTCGCAAAAGACATGCTCGTGATCGCCTCCAACCTCACAGAGGTGCACAAAAACTCCTGTCGTCTTGCGTTCTACGGATTTGTGGAACAATTGTGCGACGATCGTGAATATTCTACGTCATTCCtgccaaaatttcaaattttcaaggaaaaaatgaaaacgggTAACATCCAACGTGTCGTCAATGACAACGAAATCATCGGCATTAATCTTTTCAAGAAGGAAAGTGATCGTCAACTGTACATTGGACTAAAAATAGAACTCACAACCGGCGAAACGGGCGTCATTGAAGGCACTTTCGGGCaaaccaataaaataaaaattcgattaaatcATCCTTTGAGCCCCGAAACACAAGAAAAGCTGGAAAAACGAGAAGAAGTcaggattttattaaaattcaaaaagttcatCTTCGAAAAGACGAACAATAAAAGGATTCGTCAGTga
- the LOC134829780 gene encoding MICOS complex subunit MIC13 homolog QIL1-like, with protein sequence MIIRTAIKAGCCVGAVHYSRELGVWGDAESTHKLYTKIQQEMEPVCKKVRATVNYEPPPMPTSGEVGFIVNHYYNEGVKGTFRFVKMIPCYLGQGMKKANDAIKGAMAEKPE encoded by the exons atgattaTCAG AACTGCAATCAAGGCTGGCTGCTGCGTGGGAGCCGTTCACTATTCGCGAGAACTCGGAGTTTGGGGCGATGCGGAATCCACACACAAATTGTACACGAAAATCCAGCAGGAAATGGAGCCTGTGTGCAAAAAAGTGCGAGCTACGGTGAATTATGAGCCGCCACCGATGCCCACATCGGGCGAAGTTGGTTTCATCGTCAACCACTACTACAACGAAGGTGTCAAAGGCACTTTTCGCTTCGTCAAAATGATTCCGTGCTACCTCGGGCAAGGCATGAAGAAGGCAAACGATGCAATTAAGGGCGCGATGGCGGAAAAACCCGAGTAA
- the LOC134829779 gene encoding eukaryotic translation initiation factor 3 subunit J, producing MEDDWEALADSSKVVKPKPVNVNKWDGEDIEEDVKDSWEDEDEEEDSKKDSNDSTPVKTKPKKTLQQKIAEKERARLEEIERKRREKEEAEMTPEQRLAEKARIQKLQEENDLKLALETFGLTDAGATGGIDARNPQTVEEFTELADAISKKVLQFKLRDEFPNFAEELVRNICASMTSTHIRKIKTTVDNMYLEKQKLEKGDKPKKKGGKVKAKLRVEGENSRLDDLSTQYDYDEMDDFM from the exons ATGGAGGACGACTGGG aAGCACTAGCTGATTCATCGAAAGTGGTGAAACCCAAACCCGTGAACGTGAATAAATGGGATGGCGAGGATATCGAGGAAGATGTcaag GACTCCTGGGAAGACGAAGACGAGGAAGAAGACTCGAAAAAGGACAGCAACGACAGTACGCCCGTAAAAACGAAGCCCAAGAAAAcgctacaacaaaaaatcgcgGAAAAGGAACGTGCCCGATTGGAGGAAATTGAGAGGAAACGTCGCGAAAAGGAAGAAGCTGAGATGACGCCGGAGCAGAGACTCGCGGAAAAGGCTCGCATCCAAAAGTTGCAGGAGGAAAATGACCTAAAACTCGCATTGGAGACCTTTGGACTGACGGATGCAGGTGCGACGGGCGGCATTGATGCCCGAAACCCACAAACTGTGGAGGAATTTACCGAATTAGCCGATGCAATTAGTAAAAAGGTCTTGCAATTCAAACTTCGCGACGAATTTCCAAACTTTGCCGAGGAGCTTGTGCGCAACATTTGTGCCAGCA TGACATCGACTCACATtaggaaaattaaaacgaCGGTAGATAACATGTACCTAGAAAAGCAAAAACTTGAAAAGGGCGACAAACCGAAGAAGAAAGGTGGCAAAGTCAAGGCCAAATTGAGAGTTGAAGgagaaaat tCACGACTCGACGACCTCTCAACCCAATACGATTACGATGAGATGGATGACTTTATGTAA
- the LOC134830791 gene encoding presequence protease, mitochondrial, whose protein sequence is MITRLLQKTIKTRPIQHFSRQFSSQTATKSAVDDATFRKSKYLVGDSMHGFVCTNVKFIKEFNMTAYVLKHEKTGLEYLHVDRPDSNNVFSINFRTTPMNSTGLPHILEHNVLCGSERFPVRDPFFKMLNRSLATFMNAMTGPDYTLYPFSSTNETDYRNLMGIYCDAVFKPNLKYLDFLQEGWRLEHSTIDDKNSPLIFKGVVYNEMKGAFSENSAVFGENFFNKILPDHTYGVCSGGDPIKIPELTHKDLVEFHQKYYHPSNARMFSYGNFQLEKTLDYVNSQYLGHVNPIDASYSVVPNQKRWTEPRSAHITCRFDNMGAPFEKQNQIGIGFLMSDIRDTYENFVIYVLTELLVKGPNSYFYKSLIEPNISGGYNGNTGFESNIKDTMFTIGLQDIAVNDFERVQTIFDQTIQQVVEQGFDKTHLEGILHNIELMMKHQTPKFGLGLLFNLTALWNHGTGSDLISSMEVANTIARFRKNLAEDPKYLEKKVEQYFIKNKHKLTLTMSPDKDHEAKFAAAEQKLLQEKVDALTETDKERVFKDGLALLESQKSVENMEILPCLKLSDIKTDLEAPRLEKITVKDVPTQICLVDTNGVTYFRSIFDASELEHEEKVLLPLFCDVVSQFGTKKTDFRTFDTRIKTKTAGLSFSVHLTESLEDPRKYQIGLMMGTYCLNPNNEEMFSIISELLNDFHPEDTERFEMLLQNYLSNLSCGIAQSGHMYAISGASGLVTEAAALKEEINGIKHLEFMNKLTAEATPAEILEKMRKIAEKLFKKGSMSTALNLTENDKKSTLKTYEAFLGDVCQNRTKSPLKWHESKILSTKSIHNEMTIPVNYCAKAFPTVSYTHPDFAKLRVLAKLISAKYLLPVVREQNGAYGAGAKLGTDSLFSFYSYRDPNSTKTLDVFDETYNWIKQNDAKFDEQTLFEAKLGVLQQIDAPIAPMDVGIDNFSHGLTHEMRMAHRKNILGVTKEDLMQVAEKYLKEGAVKNVGKCVLGPENGELKERMTALN, encoded by the exons ATGATAACTCGTCTCTTGCAAAAGACGATAAAAACGCGTCCAATTCAGCATTTTTCACGCCAATTCTCGTCACAAACAGCCACAAAATCCGCAGTTGATGATGCAACTTTCCGAAAATCCAAATATTTGGTCGGCGATTCGATGCACGGATTTGTCTGCACGAATGTTAAGTTCATCAAAGAGTTTAATATGACGGCTTATGTGTTGAAACACGAGAAAACTGGCCTGGAATACCTCCACGTTGATCGTCCCGACAGCAATAATGtcttttccattaattttcgcACGACCCCGATGAACAGCACCGGTCTTCCGCACATCTTGGAACATAATGTTCTCTGT ggAAGTGAACGTTTTCCCGTCCGCGACCCCTTTTTCAAGATGTTAAATCGAAGTTTGGCAACTTTCATGAACGCCATGACGGGTCCCGACTACACTTTGTACCCATTTTCGTCGACAAACGAGACAGATTACCGAAATTTGATGGGAATTTACTGCGATGCCGTTTTCAAGCCGAATTTGAAGTACCTGGACTTCTTGCAGGAAGGTTGGCGCTTGGAACATTCGACGATAGATGACAAAAACTCACCATTAATCTTCAAAGGCGTCGTTTACAACGAAATGAAGGGAGCATTTTCGGAAAATTCCGCTGTTTTtggcgaaaattttttcaataagattTTGCCGGATCACACGTATGGCGTTTGTTCTGGTGGTGACCCCATAAAAATCCCGGAATTGACACACAAGGACCTCGTCGAGTTCCATCAGAAATATTATCACCCGAGTAACGCACGAATGTTCAGTTACGGCAATTTCCAGCTGGAAAAGACGTTGGATTACGTGAATTCGCAGTATTTGGGACATGTGAACCCCATTGATGCGTCTTATAGTGTCGTCCCGAACCAGAAACGGTGGACGGAGCCACGATCTGCTCACATTACGTGTCGTTTCGACAACATGGGAGCGCCGTTCGAGAAGCAAAATCAAATTGGAATTGGATTTTTGATGTCCGACATTCGAGATACTTACGAAAATTTCGTTATTTACGTCTTGACGGAACTTTTGGTCAAGGGACCCAACTCGTACTTTTACAAAAGCTTGATTGAACCGAATATTTCGGGTGGGTACAACGGAAATACCGGTTTCGAGTCGAATATTAAGGACACAATGTTCACAATTGGTCTTCAGGATATCGCTGTGAACGATTTTGAACGAGTTCAAACGATTTTCGATCAAACGATCCAACAAGTGGTCGAGCAGGGCTTCGATAAAACGCATTTGGAAGGCATTTTACACAACATTGAACTCATGATGAAGCACCAAACACCCAAATTTGGTCTCGGATTGCTTTTTAACTTGACCGCCTTGTGGAATCACGGCACAGGAAGTGATTTAATCAGCAGTATGGAAGTCGCCAACACCATAGCGCGCTTCAGAAAGAACTTGGCGGAGGACCCAAAGTACCTGGAAAAGAAAGTTGAacaatatttcatcaaaaataagcaTAAATTGACGTTAACGATGTCTCCGGACAAGGATCACGAAGCAAAATTCGCAGCTGCGGAACAAAAATTGCTGCAGGAAAAGGTCGATGCATTAACAGAAACTGACAAGGAACGTGTCTTCAAAGATGGCTTGGCTCTGTTAGAGTCCCAAAAGTCCGTGGAAAACATGGAAATCCTTCCGTGCCTCAAACTGAGTGACATTAAGACCGATTTGGAAGCCCCCCGATTGGAAAAAATCACCGTAAAAGACGTTCCCACGCAAATTTGTCTTGTTGACACAAACGGCGTCACATATTTCCGTTCGATTTTTGACGCCTCCGAACTGGAACACGAAGAAAAAGTGCTTTTGCCCTTGTTTTGCGACGTCGTGAGCCAATTTGGAAcgaaaaaaactgattttcgCACCTTTGATACGCGAATTAAAACCAAAACCGCAGGATTGTCGTTCAGTGTTCATTTGACGGAAAGTCTAGAGGACCCGAGAAAATACCAAATTGGCCTAATGATGGGCACTTATTGTCTAAATCCGAATAATGAGGAGatgttttcaattatttcggAGTTGTTGAACGATTTTCATCCCGAGGACACGGAACGCTTTGAAATGTTGCTCCAAAATTACCTCTCGAACCTATCTTGTGGCATCGCGCAGTCGGGACACATGTATGCGATAAGCGGGGCTTCGGGTCTCGTCACGGAAGCGGCGGCATTGAAGGAGGAGATTAACGGCATCAAACATTTGGAATTTATGAACAAATTAACGGCAGAAGCGACACCGGcggaaattttggaaaaaatgagaaaaattgctgaaaaattatttaaaaagggtTCGATGAGTACAGCGCTGAATTTAacggaaaatgacaaaaaatcaacgtTAAAAACTTACGAAGCATTTTTGGGGGATGTTTGCCAGAACCGAACAAAATCTCCGCTGAAATGGCATGAATCGAAAATCTTGTCCACGAAGTCGATCCACAACGAAATGACAATTCCCGTGAATTATTGCGCAAAAGCTTTTCCAACCGTCTCGTACACTCATCCCGATTTCGCTAAATTACGCGTTCTAGCGAAACTAATTTCCGCCAAGTACCTTCTCCCGGTTGTTAGAGAGCAAAATGGAGCTTATGGCGCTGGTGCGAAACTCGGAACCGATTCTCTCTTCAGTTTCTACAGTTATCGTGACCCGAATTCGACAAAAACGCTGGATGTCTTTGACGAAACCTACAACTGGATCAAACAAAATGACGCGAAATTCGATGAACAAACTTTATTTGAGGCGAAATTGGGAGTTTTGCAGCAAATTGATGCCCCGATTGCTCCGATGGATGTtggaattgataatttttcgcaCGGATTGACGCATGAGATGCGAATGGCGCACAGGAAAAATATTCTCGGGGTCACGAAAGAGGACTTGATGCAAGTGGCGGAGAAGTATTTGAAGGAGGGAGCAGTTAAAAATGTCGGAAAATGCGTGCTTGGACCGGAAAATGGGGAATTGAAGGAACGAATGACTGccttgaattaa